DNA sequence from the Synergistales bacterium genome:
TCGAAGGTGTAGCTGCCGGGCGTCCCCACTCCGCGGCCGTCCACGGAGACCACCCGGATGTCGTAGCCGCTGTCCGGGGCGATCTCAAAGGTCTGGCTCTCGTCGAAGGAGAGCCGGATGTCCCCGGAAGGCACCACGCTGCCGTGGGCGCCCTCGATGGCGGTGATGCGGTAGCTCCGCTTCCCAAAGGAGGCGCTCAGGGTGTGGTTGGCCTGGACATCCGTGAAGACCACGGTGTGGCCTGCGGCGGGGTCGGTCACCTCGCCCATGAGGGAGACGTCGTCGCTTTCCAGCTCCGTGATCCGGTAGCCCCGGTCCGGCGAGACGTCCAGGGAAACCCTGCCGCCCCTGGCCACAAGGGGATCGTCCGGGGAGATCCTGCCGTTGCCGGTCCAGTCGGTGGTGATGGCGTAGCTCCAGTCCTGCAGCTCGAAGGCCCCCATGTCGTAGCCGTCGCCGAAGGGGCGGGGCTCGCCGCGCTGGTCGGCGGAGATGTCGGAATCGAGGATGTCGTTGGAGGCAGCGATCATGATGTCCGGGGAGGCGCTGTTCCAGGCCGGGCTGTCCGCCGCGATGGTGCAGGTCTCCGTGGGGCCGCCGTTGTCGGCCAGGGGACCCAGCAGGGGGTCGGCGCTGGTGTTGTGGCTCGACGTGCCCACCAGCTCGTTGGGGGCGCTGTCGAAGACCACGCTGTAGGTCACCCTGGGATTGCTGAGGAACCAGCTGACGATCTCGTTGTTCATCTCGTCGGCGAGAATGCAGTTGGTCACCATGGGACTGCTGCTCATGACGTTGAACATCCCGCTGCCGATCTCCTGGGTGCTGGCCTCGGTATTGCCCGTGAAGGTGCAGCTGGTCACCACCGGGCTGCTGCTGTCCATGTTGAGCATCGCGCCGCCGCCGAAGTTCGCCCAGTTGCCGGAGAAGGTGCAGTTGACCACAATGGGACTGCTCCGCTCGTTGGCCATGCCCCCGCCGGCCCCGAAGGGACCCTGGGGGTTCTCCGAGAGCGCCCGCCTGTAGGCCTGGCGGCTCATGCGCTCCAGCGCGGGCTGCTCTTCGCCGGAGTAGGTCACCCGGTTGTCCACAAAGGTGCAGCCCTCGACTGTGGGGTGGCCCCGGTCGTTGAACATCCCGCCCCCGTACCGCTCGGCCTCGTTC
Encoded proteins:
- a CDS encoding right-handed parallel beta-helix repeat-containing protein, yielding MKGSTERCGPLMLGLVVLLAGMFCLAGTPVEARDYDYWYVTENGGGSGATSDDPAGSWDLRTIIEVSADSADQVRVAEGTYKPTSADAPDSVDQAQSFTLAEGVTVQGGWAPDFSERNPDRYVTTLSGNIGAPASDDNSYHVLFCSGVASEDNIGNKTRLQGVTIAWGVAGGVLSGDVGGEVDSDDYTDHWGGGILLSGDSSPIFEDCTVSDNWANIGGGVYCYDSSPSYSGCTVSGNTAVGLEDMGEGTGGGMVNNLGSHPTLTDCRFEDNRATLGGGMLNYGGSRPSLEGCTFAGNSAELGGGMGNDDSDAVVSGCVFSENRAVVGAGLVNASCSPDITGSTFAENEAERYGGGMFNDRGHPTVEGCTFVDNRVTYSGEEQPALERMSRQAYRRALSENPQGPFGAGGGMANERSSPIVVNCTFSGNWANFGGGAMLNMDSSSPVVTSCTFTGNTEASTQEIGSGMFNVMSSSPMVTNCILADEMNNEIVSWFLSNPRVTYSVVFDSAPNELVGTSSHNTSADPLLGPLADNGGPTETCTIAADSPAWNSASPDIMIAASNDILDSDISADQRGEPRPFGDGYDMGAFELQDWSYAITTDWTGNGRISPDDPLVARGGRVSLDVSPDRGYRITELESDDVSLMGEVTDPAAGHTVVFTDVQANHTLSASFGKRSYRITAIEGAHGSVVPSGDIRLSFDESQTFEIAPDSGYDIRVVSVDGRGVGTPGSYTF